The following proteins are co-located in the Camelina sativa cultivar DH55 chromosome 12, Cs, whole genome shotgun sequence genome:
- the LOC104732250 gene encoding 15-cis-phytoene desaturase, chloroplastic/chromoplastic, with protein sequence MVVFGNVSAANLPYQNGFLEALSSGGCELMGHSFRVPTSHALKTRTRRRSAAPLQVVCVDIPRPELENTANFLEAASLSASFRSAPRPAKPLKVVIAGAGLAGLSTAKYLADAGHEPLLLEARDVLGGKIAAWKDEDGDWYETGLHIFFGAYPNVQNLFGELGINDRLQWKEHSMIFAMPSKPGEFSRFDFPDVLPAPLNGIWAILRNNEMLTWPEKIKFAIGLLPAMVGGQAYVEAQDGLSVKEWMQKQGVPERVTDEVFIAMSKALNFINPDELSMQCILIALNRFLQEKHGSKMAFLDGNPPERLCMPVVEHIRSLGGEVQLNSRIKKIELNNDGTVKNFLLTNGSAVEGDAYVFAAPVDILKLLLPDSWKEIPYFKKLDKLVGVPVINVHIWFDRKLKNTYDHLLFSRSNLLSVYADMSLTCKEYYDPNRSMLELVFAPAEEWISRTDSDIIDATMKELEKLFPDEISADQSKAKILKYHVVKTPRSVYKTIPNCEPCRPLQRSPIQGFYLAGDYTKQKYLASMEGAVLSGKFCSQSIVQDYELLAASGPRKLSEATVSSSSSS encoded by the exons GTAGTTTGTGTGGATATTCCAAGGCCTGAGCTTGAGAATACAGCCAATTTCTTGGAAGCTGCAAGTTTATCTGCATCTTTCCGTAGTGCTCCTCGTCCTGCAAAGCCTTTAAAAGTTGTAATTGCTGGTGCTG GATTGGCTGGATTGTCTACTGCAAAGTACCTAGCTGATGCAGGCCATGAACCTCTGTTGCTTGAAGCAAGAGATGTTCTTGGTGGAAAG ATAGCTGCATGGAAAGATGAAGATGGGGACTGGTATGAAACCGGTTTACATATATTCT TCGGTGCTTATCCGAATGTGCAGAACTTATTTGGAGAACTTGGGATTAATGATCGGTTGCAGTGGAAAGAACACTCCATGATTTTCGCTATGCCAAGTAAACCTGGCGAATTTAGTAGATTTGACTTCCCAGATGTCCTACCAGCACCCTTGAACG GTATTTGGGCTATTTTGAGGAACAATGAAATGCTGACATGGCCAGAGAAAATAAAGTTTGCTATTGGACTTTTGCCAGCCATGGTCGGTGGCCAGGCTTATGTTGAAGCCCAAGATGGTTTATCAGTCAAAGAGTGGATGCAAAAGCAG GGAGTACCTGAGCGTGTGACCGACGAGGTGTTTATTGCCATGTCAAAGGCACTAAACTTTATAAACCCTGATGAACTGTCAATGCAATGcattttgattgctttgaaCCGATTTCTTCAG GAAAAACATGGTTCCAAGATGGCGTTCTTGGATGGTAATCCTCCAGAAAGGCTTTGTATGCCAGTAGTGGAACATATTCGGTCACTAGGTGGGGAAGTGCAACTTAATTCTAGGATAAAGAAAATTGAGCTCAATAACGATGGCACGGTTAAAAATTTCTTACTCACTAACGGAAGCGCTGTTGAAGGAGACGCGTATGTGTTTGCCGCTCCAG ttgATATCCTGAAGCTCCTTTTACCAGATTCCTGGAAAGAAATACCATACTTCAAGAAATTGGATAAATTAGTTGGAGTGCCAGTTATTAATGTTCATAtatg GTTTGATCGAAAACTGAAGAACACATATGATCACCTACTCTTTAGCAG AAGTAACCTTCTGAGTGTATATGCCGACATGTCCTTAACTTGTAAG GAGTATTACGATCCTAACCGGTCGATGCTGGAGCTAGTATTTGCACCAGCAGAGGAATGGATATCACGGACCGACTCTGATATCATAGATGCAACCATGAAAGAACTTGAGAAACTCTTCCCGGATGAAATCTCAGCTGACCAAAGCAAAGCTAAAATTTTGAAGTACCATGTAGTGAAAACTCCAAG GTCCGTGTATAAGACCATCCCAAACTGCGAACCATGTCGTCCTCTACAGAGATCACCTATTCAAGGATTCTACTTAGCTGGAGATTACACTAAACAGAAGTACTTAGCTTCCATGGAAGGCGCTGTTCTCTCAGGCAAATTCTGCTCACAGTCCATTGTGCag GATTACGAACTACTAGCTGCGTCTGGACCGAGAAAGTTGTCGGAGGCAacagtatcatcatcatcatcatcatga